The Methanobrevibacter sp. TLL-48-HuF1 genomic sequence GATCGCTTATACTTCTGTCCACATGGCTTTCAGCTGCAAAATTAATAACATAATCAGAATCTTTAACTAATTTATTGACAACTTCCTTATCTCTGATATCCCCTTTAACAAAAGCATAATTGTCCTTATCTTCAATATCTTTTAAGTTTTCAAGGTTACCGCAGTATGTTAAGGCATCCAAATTAGTAAATTCATAATCAGGATACTTATCAATCATATATTTTACAAAGTTACTTCCAATAAACCCTGCCCCACCAGTAATTAATATTTTTGTCATAATAATGCACCTAATACCTGATTTGTGATTCCTTTAGAGTTTTCCATTTTTTATCCTTATCAGATAATGTGATTTCATCAATTCCGTCTAATGGCCATTCAACAGCTATGTCCGGGTCATTCCACATAATTCCGCCTTCATCTTCACCATGGTAAAATTCAGTACATTTGTATACAAATTCAGCTTCATCAGACAATACTACAAATCCATGAGCAAATTTAGGAGGTATATATAACTGTTTTTTATTTTCAGCTGACAATATTTCCCCATACCATTTTCCATAAGTTGGTGAATCTGCTCTGAGGTCTACTCCAACATCAAAAACTTCCCCTTTAATAACACGGACTAATTTTCCCTGAGGATATTTTAACTGTAAGTGAAGTCCTCTAAGTACTCCTTTAAATGACTGTGACTGGTTATCCTGTACAAAAGTTAAATCATAACCTGCATCTTTGAAATCCTTTTCATTATATGTTTCCATGAAGTATCCGCGATTGTCTCCATAGACTGCAGGTTCAACTACAAACATTCCTTCAATATCAGTTTTTGTAAATTTAAAATTTCCCATATTAATCATCTTTAACTAAATTAAATAAATATTGTCCATAATCTGTTTTTTTAAGTTCTTCAGCGGTTTTTAAAAGCTCTTCTTTAGTAATATAACCTTTATTATACGCTATTTCTTCAAGACATGCAATATAAAGTCCCTGTCTTTTTTGTATGGTTTCAATGAAATTAGATGCTTCTAAAAGACCAGTGTGAGTTCCAGTATCCAACCATGCCATTCCTCTTCCAAGAAGTTCAACTTTAAGTTTTCCACGATTGAGATATTCTTCATTAACTGAAGTGATTTCAAGTTCTCCCCTTTCAGAAGGTTTTACATTCTTAGCTATTTCAACTACATCATTGTCATAAAAATAAAGCCCCGGCACTATATAATTAGATTTAGGTTTTTCAGGTTTTTCTTCAACTGAAAGCACATTCCAGTCATCGTCAAACTCAACTACACCGAAAGCTTCAGGATTGTTTGTATAATATCCAAATATTACTGCTCCTTCTTCCAATTTGGTTGCTCTTTCCAGTATTTCAGTAAATCTGTGACCATGGAAAATGTTATCTCCTAAAATTAAAGCAACATCATCATCACCAATGAAATCTTCCCCAACAATAAATGCTTCTGCAAGACCGTTAGGTTCTTCTTGAACTTCATAGCTGAAATTAATTCCTAAGCTACTGCCATCACCTAAAAGCTCTTTAAACATTGGCAAATCTCTAGGAGTAGATATTATTAGAATATCTTTGATTCCAGCAAGCATCAATACAGAAATAGGATAATAAATCATTGGTTTATCATATAAAGGTACTAATTGCTTAGATATTGCTTTTGTAATTGGATAAAGACGGGTTCCAGATCCTCCAGCTAGTACAATTCCTTTCATAAATATCCCTTTTAATAAATTTTATAATGTTTAAAATTATATTTTTTCTAATTAATTAAAATACCTATTAAAAATAAAATTGTGATTATAAATAAAAGAAGTATAAAAAAAGAAAAAAAGTAAGAGAATTGGGAATTCTCTTTAAGGACTGATTTTTATTGTGTTTCCTGTTTGGAAGTCGTTCCAGTAGGAAGTTATGATGTATTCGCCGCTCATTAATCTGATTCCTAAGCTTGCAATACCATCTTTATTAGTAACTTTGTGATAGAAGACACCATTTACGTTAAATGATACATTTTGGTTAGCTAATGGTTTACCTTGACCATCTAAAGTTAAAGCAGTGAAATTGCTGCCGTCTAGGTACTTCATAGAGAGATCTTTAGTTACTAAAGTTGGCATGACAGTTATGTTGTTAGCTCTTTCTTCACCGGTTGCCGGGTTGTAAGCTGTTATAACATATGATTTTGGATTTAATCTGATGCCTAAACTAGCTGTACCGTTTTCATCAGTTACGCGAGTGTAGAACACACCGTTAATGTTGAATTTAACAGTTGTGTTTGCTAATGCTTTTCCGTTGCTGTCTAAGAATTTAGCTACATATTTTGTTCCGTTACAGAAGTATAATG encodes the following:
- the rfbC gene encoding dTDP-4-dehydrorhamnose 3,5-epimerase: MGNFKFTKTDIEGMFVVEPAVYGDNRGYFMETYNEKDFKDAGYDLTFVQDNQSQSFKGVLRGLHLQLKYPQGKLVRVIKGEVFDVGVDLRADSPTYGKWYGEILSAENKKQLYIPPKFAHGFVVLSDEAEFVYKCTEFYHGEDEGGIMWNDPDIAVEWPLDGIDEITLSDKDKKWKTLKESQIRY
- the rfbA gene encoding glucose-1-phosphate thymidylyltransferase RfbA is translated as MKGIVLAGGSGTRLYPITKAISKQLVPLYDKPMIYYPISVLMLAGIKDILIISTPRDLPMFKELLGDGSSLGINFSYEVQEEPNGLAEAFIVGEDFIGDDDVALILGDNIFHGHRFTEILERATKLEEGAVIFGYYTNNPEAFGVVEFDDDWNVLSVEEKPEKPKSNYIVPGLYFYDNDVVEIAKNVKPSERGELEITSVNEEYLNRGKLKVELLGRGMAWLDTGTHTGLLEASNFIETIQKRQGLYIACLEEIAYNKGYITKEELLKTAEELKKTDYGQYLFNLVKDD